A single genomic interval of Pyrus communis chromosome 7, drPyrComm1.1, whole genome shotgun sequence harbors:
- the LOC137738828 gene encoding peroxidase 3 gives MGSIRFSRILVSCLLVIIGFSEAQLQLGFYSKNCPKAEKIVKDYVEEHIHNAPSLAAALIRLHFHDCFVRGCDASVLLNSTSSNQAEKDAPPNLTLRGFDFIDRIKSRLEAQCPGVVSCADVIALAARDSIVATGGPTWKVPTGRRDGVIARRAEALANIPTPFSNLGTLQRTFANVGLDLKDLVLLPGAHTIGVSHCPSFSNRLYNFTGVGDQDPALNTQYAANLKANKCKTPTDNTTIVEMDPGSFRTFDLSYYKLLLKRRGLFESDAALTTSSTTLNYINRLLKGSLQNFYDEFGKSMEKMGRINVKTGSAGEIRKQCSVVNS, from the exons ATGGGGTCGATTCGATTTTCTAGGATTTTGGTTTCATGTCTTCTGGTGATCATAGGCTTCAGTGAAGCTCAGTTGCAATTGGGATTTTATTCCAAGAACTGCCCAAAAGCAGAGAAGATTGTGAAAGACTACGTCGAGGAGCATATCCACAATGCACCCTCACTTGCAGCTGCTCTCATAAGGTTGCACTTCCATGATTGCTTTGTCAGG GGTTGTGATGCATCCGTTCTTCTTAACTCGACTTCAAGTAACCAAGCTGAAAAAGATGCTCCCCCAAATCTAACCCTTAGAGGGTTTGACTTCATTGACAGAATAAAGAGCCGACTTGAAGCTCAGTGCCCTGGAGTAGTTTCCTGCGCAGATGTTATTGCTTTGGCAGCAAGAGATTCCATTGTTGCAACA GGAGGTCCAACTTGGAAGGTTCCAACAGGTAGAAGAGATGGGGTGATCGCAAGGAGGGCAGAAGCCTTAGCCAACATCCCAACCCCATTTTCCAACTTGGGCACTCTCCAAAGAACTTTTGCCAACGTGGGTCTTGATTTGAAGGACTTGGTCTTGCTACCTG GTGCTCACACAATTGGGGTCTCTCATTGCCCATCATTTTCAAACCGCCTTTACAATTTCACCGGAGTGGGTGACCAGGACCCGGCTTTGAACACCCAATATGCAGCTAATCTCAAGGCCAACAAGTGCAAAACTCCAACTGATAACACCACAATTGTTGAGATGGACCCTGGAAGCTTCCGTACTTTCGACCTAAGCTACTACAAACTTTTGCTCAAAAGGCGAGGGCTGTTTGAATCCGATGCTGCTTTGACAACCAGCTCAACCACTCTTAATTATATCAACCGACTGCTCAAAGGTTCACTGCAGAACTTCTACGACGAGTTTGGAAAGTCCATGGAGAAAATGGGTCGGATTAATGTTAAGACTGGATCGGCTGGTGAGATTAGGAAGCAGTGTTCAGTTGTGAATAGCTAG